One Actinoplanes missouriensis 431 DNA segment encodes these proteins:
- a CDS encoding class F sortase encodes MPQIRDRRAAGLAVLLAVLGAASTAMGLQSEAATPAPVAAEPARQEPSKNTTSIRPAPTTPGTRPATATGGAASDDSVPAPPPASATPRKAAPGSLARSEPVKLAISRIGLDTAVSRLGLRRDGTLEVPPLTADAPAGWYRHSPTPGEPGAAVIIGHVDSAREGPAVFFRLREVRLGDPITVRRKNGTVATFEVYRVATYPKHAFPTDEVYGATDRPELRLITCGGSFDRSRGSYRDNVVVYASLRK; translated from the coding sequence ATGCCGCAGATTCGTGACCGCCGGGCGGCGGGGCTTGCCGTGCTGCTGGCGGTCCTGGGAGCAGCCAGCACCGCGATGGGGCTGCAGAGCGAGGCGGCGACCCCCGCACCGGTGGCCGCCGAGCCCGCACGCCAGGAGCCTTCGAAGAACACGACCTCGATTCGCCCGGCACCCACCACACCCGGCACACGACCGGCCACGGCGACCGGCGGGGCCGCCTCCGACGACTCCGTGCCGGCTCCCCCGCCGGCTTCTGCCACTCCCAGGAAGGCCGCGCCCGGCAGCCTGGCCCGCTCCGAGCCGGTCAAGCTGGCCATCTCACGCATCGGGCTGGACACCGCGGTCAGCCGGCTCGGGCTGCGCCGGGACGGCACCCTGGAGGTTCCGCCGCTCACGGCTGACGCGCCGGCCGGCTGGTACCGGCACTCGCCCACGCCGGGTGAGCCGGGCGCGGCGGTCATCATCGGTCACGTGGACAGCGCCCGCGAGGGCCCGGCGGTCTTCTTCCGGCTGCGGGAGGTCCGGCTGGGCGACCCCATCACGGTACGGCGCAAGAACGGCACCGTGGCCACCTTCGAGGTCTACCGGGTCGCCACCTACCCGAAGCACGCCTTCCCGACCGACGAGGTCTACGGCGCCACCGACCGGCCCGAGCTCCGCCTGATCACGTGCGGCGGGAGCTTCGACCGCAGCCGGGGTAGTTATCGGGACAACGTGGTGGTTTACGCGTCGCTGCGAAAATAG
- a CDS encoding universal stress protein produces MKIVLAANPEADQPWVTDAAADLVRQTGATVAVVAVDELESEHLAPMPRSVYTERAERARDAAVRRLAEAGIEATGTVLPGRPIDQIIRFGEEQSADLIVVGSSARPLVAQRLLGSVPLSLIQRAGRPVLVVTHPAKAQG; encoded by the coding sequence ATGAAAATCGTGCTCGCGGCCAATCCTGAGGCCGATCAGCCGTGGGTCACCGACGCGGCCGCCGACCTGGTCCGGCAGACCGGCGCGACGGTCGCGGTCGTGGCGGTGGACGAGCTGGAGAGCGAACATCTGGCGCCGATGCCGCGCAGCGTCTACACCGAGCGCGCGGAACGGGCCCGGGACGCCGCCGTGCGGCGGCTCGCCGAGGCGGGCATCGAGGCGACGGGTACGGTGCTGCCCGGTCGCCCGATCGACCAGATCATCCGTTTCGGTGAAGAGCAGTCGGCCGACCTGATCGTGGTCGGGTCGAGCGCCCGCCCGCTGGTGGCCCAGCGGCTGCTCGGAAGCGTGCCGCTGAGTCTCATCCAGCGGGCGGGCCGTCCCGTGCTAGTGGTCACGCACCCCGCGAAGGCTCAGGGGTAG